In Narcine bancroftii isolate sNarBan1 chromosome 7, sNarBan1.hap1, whole genome shotgun sequence, the sequence ttatttaaaaaaagactaaATTTGACACTAATCCAGAAAGAGCAAAAACACTggaggatttaaataaaatggcaagatgaaatgtatttaaaaacacaaatgcgggaggaactcagccagtcttgcagtgtccatgggaggtaaagattttGAGCCTGAGTCCTTTTTTAAAGTAAAAGCAGAGAACAGGAATGCGTCAAAATAAAGACAGAAGAGGGGAAGGCAGAGGGGTCCAGGCCAGCAAAAGGTGTtaaaaggagaggtgagaattgaatttggctctgtgaaaggagacagaaaagtgaagagagagagagctgagtgAAAGGCgacaggaggagggggtggggggagtttcaTGGAAAATGGagtcgatattgatgccatccaGATGCAGGGGATGAggagctgttcctccaatttacggatggtctCAGTGTGGGAGaccacgagaccatggacagacatgtcggcaagggaattgaaatgggcggcttctgggagatctatgctattgcggcggacagagccgaggtgctcaacaaagtgatggtCCAGTCTTCTGGAtccagaggagaccacagcagggcACTGGATCCAGTGGAGGaccagtgaaatgttgcttcactgcgAAGGGCTGTTTGAGGCCTCAAATGCTGCTGAGGGAGGTGATTGGTGAAGGAAGACCGACCAGGTACCAGTGGGCAGTAACAAGAGGGGAAACGTTTTGCCATGTGATGTCCAGACGCTGGAGGCATCAGGCCCTGAACTGGGACCATTGGCCGCATTGGATCCGATGCTCGCAGCTTCCATTTCTCGCCACTCGAGGGCGCTGCCGGCCGGGAGCCAATGCCCAGGCGCTGCCGGCAGGGAGCCACTGCGCAGGCGCTGCCGGCCGTGAGCCAATGCCCAGGCGCGGCCGGCCGGAGGCTGGTGGTGCTAATAAAGTTGGGTTTGAAGGACGTTGTCAATAAAGCGGCAGCAATGGCGTCGTATCGAGAGGCCCCGCTCGCGTCCCGGCCCTGCACCCTCGACCCCAAGGGCTACCTGGAGCCGAGCGCCGAGGAGCGGCGGGCTCAGGAGGAACGGCTGGCCATCCGGGCCCGGCTGAAGCTGCAGTACCTGCGGAAGCTCAACGACCCGCGGCGGACGGAGCTGATGGTGAGGGGGGTCACGGTCACAGGGGTTGGGGTCACGGTCACAgagctgatggggagggggtcACGGCCACAGGGGTTGGGGGTCACATTCACGgagctgatgggg encodes:
- the ndufb4 gene encoding NADH dehydrogenase [ubiquinone] 1 beta subcomplex subunit 4, translating into MPRRCRQGATAQALPAVSQCPGAAGRRLVVLIKLGLKDVVNKAAAMASYREAPLASRPCTLDPKGYLEPSAEERRAQEERLAIRARLKLQYLRKLNDPRRTELMQDPAVTRWVYARTLNHIYPNFRPSPKTSLLGFVCGVVPLIFWYYVFKTDRDHKEKCIREGMERPFSLSI